Proteins encoded together in one Micromonospora auratinigra window:
- a CDS encoding lysophospholipid acyltransferase family protein yields MLYWLLKYIILGPLLRLIFRPQVEGLEHVPETGPVILASNHLSFSDSIFTPLIVKRKVTFIAKAEYFTGKGIKGWLTKMFFVGSGTIPVDRSGGRAARAALDTQLRVLRSGGIAGIYPEGTRSPDGRLYRGKTGVARLALESGAPVVPMAMLNSDEIQPTGQIIPNLGRVRIRFGAPLDFSRYAGMTGDRFVERAVTDEIMYELMELSGREYVDTYAQKAKAQPKQPVPA; encoded by the coding sequence GTGCTGTACTGGCTGCTGAAGTACATCATCCTCGGCCCGCTGCTGAGGCTGATCTTCCGCCCGCAGGTCGAGGGGCTCGAGCACGTCCCGGAGACCGGCCCGGTCATCCTGGCGAGCAACCACCTCTCCTTCTCGGATTCGATCTTCACTCCGCTCATCGTCAAGCGAAAAGTCACATTCATCGCAAAGGCGGAGTACTTCACGGGCAAGGGCATCAAGGGCTGGCTCACCAAGATGTTCTTCGTCGGCTCCGGCACCATCCCGGTCGACCGCTCCGGCGGCCGGGCCGCCCGGGCCGCCCTCGACACCCAGCTGCGGGTGCTGCGCTCCGGCGGGATCGCCGGCATCTACCCGGAGGGCACCCGCTCGCCCGACGGCCGGCTCTACCGGGGCAAGACCGGGGTGGCCCGGCTCGCCCTGGAGAGCGGCGCCCCGGTGGTGCCGATGGCGATGCTCAACTCCGACGAGATCCAGCCGACCGGTCAGATCATCCCCAACCTCGGCCGGGTGCGGATCCGCTTCGGCGCGCCGCTCGACTTCTCCCGGTACGCCGGGATGACCGGCGACCGGTTCGTCGAGCGGGCCGTCACCGACGAGATCATGTACGAGCTGATGGAGCTCTCCGGCCGCGAGTACGTCGACACCTACGCCCAGAAGGCCAAGGCCCAACCGAAGCAGCCCGTCCCCGCCTGA